The genomic DNA TGTGTTGTCAGGGGTATGATGCCATCGCACGGAAAATTGTCGAAATCGAGCAGCTCGGTTTTCAGGCTCCGCCTAAGGAAAAAGGGATGCTTCCGATCCTGGAAATGGCGCTGGAAATGACGGCTCGCGGTTTCAGTTTCAAGACGATTGATTTGTATCGTTCCGAAGCTACGCGCTTCAAGGTAGACGGAGATTCACTCATTCCTCCGTTCGGGGCGCTTCAGGGGATTGGTGACAACGCGGCGCGTAACATCGCAGCCTCCCGTGAGCAGGGTGAATTTTTGTCTGTCGAGGATTTTCAGCAAAAATCAAAGGCTAGTAAAACGATTGTCGAAATGCTGTCCCAGATGGGCTGTTTCCGCGGACTGCCGGAGAGTAATCAGTTGTCTCTGTTTTAATTGGAATCCCAGTAGTCAAGCTCTGGCACTTGTCACATAACTACGGTTATGTTATAATTTTTTTGGTAATCATGGAGATAAAACCGTTGCTTAAAGAGTGGGGAAACCCACTCTTTACTGTTTGATATACAGTTACAACGTGAAAAGACGATTTTTGGGCAGGAACCGGTACGCCGGTTTATTTGCAGTGAGCCCAAAATGAACATTACATCAAATGAAAATGGAAAATGCCGGTGATGGAGAAGCATTGTCCATGGCAATGGGGCGTCTCTTTTTCACCACAGGAAAGTTTACTTTTGGAGGTTATAATCTTTGAGCACACCAAAGATCAAGTCAGTAGTAGAAGAAATGGCCCAACCTTATCTCGATGAGCATGGTTTTGAACTGGTCGATGTCGAGTATGTCAAAGAGGGCAGCAATTGGTTTCTTCGCGTTTTTGTGGACAAAGATGGGGGAATTGATCTGGACGACTGTAGTATGATCAGTGAATACTTGGGTCAAAAGCTGGACGAAAACGACCCTGTTTCTACAGCATATTTTCTGGAGGTGTCTTCACCAGGCGCTGAAAGACCGCTAAAAAAAGCGGAAGACGTAACCAAAGCGGTAGGCAAAAATGTATTTGTTACTACATACGAGCCGATCAACGGCCTGAAGGAATTTGAAGGTCGTTTGCTTTCTTTTGAAGATGGGGAACTTACCGTTCAGAGCGGACAAAAGAAGCATGCCATACCTTATGACAAGGTGGCTGGAGCCAGGCTCGCGATCATATTTTAATTCGGATTTGACCGTTGCTGTTTGACATGGACTTCATGTTTTTTTGCCTCGTGTGCCGACCAGGACGCAGGTGCATCATTTGAAAGGGGGAGCAGTAATCCATGAGTATGGATTTTATTGAAGCAATGAACGAGTTGGAACGGGAAAAGGGGATCAGCAAGGATGTGCTGTTTGAGGCCATTGAAGCAGCCTTGATTTCCAGCTACAAACGGAATTTCAACACCGCACAAAACGTGCGTGTCGATATGAACCGCAACTCGGGTGTCATTAAGGTATATGCCCGCAAGCTGATTGTTGAGGAGGTATTGGACCCTCGCACCGAGATTTCGTTGCCAGCGGCTCGTGAGATTAACCCGAATTTTCAGCTGGAGGATATTGCTGAAATTGAAGTTACTCCTCGTGATTTTGGACGGATTGCTGCACAAACAGCAAAGCAGGTCGTAACCCAACGTATCCGTGAAGCGGAGCGGGGATTGATCTACAACAAGTTTGTGGACAAGGAAGAGGATATTGTAACAGGGACGGTACAACGTCAAGACCCGCGTAATATTTATATTGATCTGGGTAAGGTGGAGGCGGTTCTCCCGTTGGGCGAGTTGATGCCTAATGAGAAATTCAGTCATCTGGACCGGATTAAGGCTTATATTACCAAGGTAGAGAATACGACCAAAGGGCCACAAATCATGTTGTCCCGTTCACATCCAGGTCTGCTTAAGCGTTTGTTCGAACTCGAGGTGCCGGAAATTTTTGACGGTGTCGTCGAGATTCGTTCTGTAGCGCGTGAAGCAGGCTTCCGTTCTAAAATCGCAGTTCATTCCCGTAATGCCGAGGTAGATCCGGTCGGTTCTTGTGTAGGACCGAGGGGAACGCGGGTGCAAACGATTGTGAATGAGTTGCGTGGTGAAAAAATAGACATTGTGCGTTATTCCGATAATGTTGACGAGTATGTGGCTAATGCGTTGAGCCCGTCCAAGGTGCTTGAGGTGCAGGTGTTTGAAGAAGAAAAAATGGCTCGTGTCATCGTGCCGGATTATCAGCTTTCTCTGGCCATTGGTATCAAAGGGCAAAATGCCCGCCTTGCTGCCAAGCTTACTGGCTGGAAAATTGATATCAAGAGCGAAACGCAGGCGGAGGAAGAACTCGGTAGACCGAGAACATCCACCGATGAAATGCATCAGGATTCCGTTTCTGTAGATTAAACGGAGTGTAGGGGGATTAATGCATGAAACAGAGAAAGATACCTTTACGAAAGTGTGTGGCCTGTCATGAAATGATGCCTAAGAAGCAGTTGATCCGTGTCGTCAAAACCCCTGAAGACGAAGTGCTGATTGACTTGACTGGCAAAAAGTCGGGACGCGGCGCTTACTTGTGCGGCAAAGCCGCCTGCTTCAAGCTTGCTCAAAAAAGCAAGGCACTGGATCGGGCATTGAAGCACTCGGTTCATCCTGATATTTATGAGCAGCTCAGTCGTGATTTTGCTGCCGTCGAGGAAGAATTCCTGGCGGCACAAGGCAGCGTGCAGGATGAATAAGGCGCTGTCTGGATTGGGCCTTGCCATGAGAGCTGGCAAGTTGCTAACAGGTGATGAGATCGTTTTTAAAGCGATCAGGTCTTCAGAAGCCAAGCTGGTCATTCTTGCGAAAGATGCTTCAATGAATACTCAAAAGAAATTCCGCGACAAATGCGGGACGTACAAAATCCCCTTATTGATAGGATTTGACCGGGAAAGCTTGGGAAGCAGCATCGGCAAGCCTGAACGGGTTGTGCTGGCTGTGACGGATCAAGGATTCGCGCAATTGATCAAGAAACATGCGGGGATAATGTCGGAGGTGGAGTATATTGAGTAAACAAGAAAGCAAAGACAAAGTGCGGGTATACGAATACGCCAAATCGTTGAACATGAGCAGCAAAGAAATTATCACCATTCTTAAACGGCTGGATATTCCCGTGAACAACCATATGAGCGTCATGGAACACGACGCTGTGGGTAAAGTGGAAAAGTTTTTTAAGGATATTAAATCCAATGCTGCGGCCAAGCAAGGTGGAGCAGACATGGCGCAAGTAAGCTCGAATCAGGCCGGTTCAAGTCAGACCAGTTCAGGTCAAAACAGTAATCATTCAACTGAGCAAACCAAAAATCAACAGGAAAAGCAGGTAAGTATGAATAGGACAAACAACAACCAAAACAGTAACCGAAGCAGCGCTCCAAAAGCGCAAGGCAGTCAGCAGGGCGGTCAAAACCGCAGTCAACAGAGTACAAGCAGACCAAGTGGACAGCAAGGCAGCAGCCAGAGCCGTAGCGGCGGCCAGCAACAGGGAGGTCAACAGCGCCCAAGCACTAACACGGGTTCACGTCCTCAAGGTAGCCAAAGCACCAACTCACGTCCACAAGGGAACAGTCAAGGTGGTACGGCAGTAAGAACGGCTTCATCCACGGGAAGTAGTAATGCAAACCGTAGCGGTGGTGGCAACCGTACAGGCAGCAACTCCAATAACGGTGGTAACCGTTCTGGTCAAGGTCGTTTTGACGATAATCGTCAAGGCGGAGGACGTGGCGGTAACGGTGGTCGTGGTGGCAATAACCGCGGCGGTAGCAATCGTGGTGGAAAATTCAACAATCGTGGCAGAGGTCAACAACAGGAGCGCCGTGAGAAAATCGACAACACGCCTAAGAAAATCATTGTGCGTGGTGAGATGACAGTAGGCGAAACAGCGAAGCTTCTCCACAAGGATGCATCGGAAGTTATCAAAAAGCTGATCACGCTCGGAACGATGGCGACTATTAACCAGGAGCTGGATATGGATACTATCCTGCTACTTGCCGGAGATTTCGGTGTAGAAGTAGAAGTGAAAATTCCGGTCGAAGAGGATCGTTTTGAAACAGTCGAAGAAAACGATGATCCAGATCTCTTGAAAGCACGTCCACCTGTTGTTACCATTATGGGTCACGTCGATCATGGTAAAACAACTTTGCTGGATGCTATTCGCTCCACTAATGTAACGGGTGGCGAAGCTGGTGGTATTACACAGCATATCGGTGCGTACCAAGTTGAAATCAACAATAAGAAAATTACTTTCCTGGATACACCAGGTCACGAAGCGTTTACGGCTATGCGTGCTCGTGGTGCTCAAGTTACAGA from Paenibacillus sp. FSL R10-2782 includes the following:
- the nusA gene encoding transcription termination factor NusA; this encodes MSMDFIEAMNELEREKGISKDVLFEAIEAALISSYKRNFNTAQNVRVDMNRNSGVIKVYARKLIVEEVLDPRTEISLPAAREINPNFQLEDIAEIEVTPRDFGRIAAQTAKQVVTQRIREAERGLIYNKFVDKEEDIVTGTVQRQDPRNIYIDLGKVEAVLPLGELMPNEKFSHLDRIKAYITKVENTTKGPQIMLSRSHPGLLKRLFELEVPEIFDGVVEIRSVAREAGFRSKIAVHSRNAEVDPVGSCVGPRGTRVQTIVNELRGEKIDIVRYSDNVDEYVANALSPSKVLEVQVFEEEKMARVIVPDYQLSLAIGIKGQNARLAAKLTGWKIDIKSETQAEEELGRPRTSTDEMHQDSVSVD
- a CDS encoding ribosomal L7Ae/L30e/S12e/Gadd45 family protein, yielding MNKALSGLGLAMRAGKLLTGDEIVFKAIRSSEAKLVILAKDASMNTQKKFRDKCGTYKIPLLIGFDRESLGSSIGKPERVVLAVTDQGFAQLIKKHAGIMSEVEYIE
- the infB gene encoding translation initiation factor IF-2, whose amino-acid sequence is MSKQESKDKVRVYEYAKSLNMSSKEIITILKRLDIPVNNHMSVMEHDAVGKVEKFFKDIKSNAAAKQGGADMAQVSSNQAGSSQTSSGQNSNHSTEQTKNQQEKQVSMNRTNNNQNSNRSSAPKAQGSQQGGQNRSQQSTSRPSGQQGSSQSRSGGQQQGGQQRPSTNTGSRPQGSQSTNSRPQGNSQGGTAVRTASSTGSSNANRSGGGNRTGSNSNNGGNRSGQGRFDDNRQGGGRGGNGGRGGNNRGGSNRGGKFNNRGRGQQQERREKIDNTPKKIIVRGEMTVGETAKLLHKDASEVIKKLITLGTMATINQELDMDTILLLAGDFGVEVEVKIPVEEDRFETVEENDDPDLLKARPPVVTIMGHVDHGKTTLLDAIRSTNVTGGEAGGITQHIGAYQVEINNKKITFLDTPGHEAFTAMRARGAQVTDMTIIVVAADDGVMPQTVEAINHAKAAGLPIIVAVNKIDKPDANPDKVKQELTEYELVPEEWGGDTIFVNVSAKQRMGLEDLLEMILLVAEVNEYKANPDKRARGTIIEAELDKGRGSVARILVQNGTLKVGDAFVAGNCFGRVRAMVNDKGRRLKEAGPSTPVEITGLTEVPLAGDPFMVFEDERKARAIADRRAITQRQSDLGSNTRVTLDDLFQHIKDGEMKDLNVIIKGDVQGSVEALKGSLNKIEVEGVRVKILHSGAGAITESDIILAAASNAIVIGFNVRPDNQAKSTAEAEKVDIRLHRVIYNVIEEIEQAMKGMLDPEYKENVIGHAEVRNVFKVTKVGTIAGCMVTSGKIARSAEARLIRDGIVIFEGKIDSLKRFKDDAKEVAQGYECGITLDGYNDVKELDIIEAFVMETVER
- a CDS encoding YlxR family protein; protein product: MKQRKIPLRKCVACHEMMPKKQLIRVVKTPEDEVLIDLTGKKSGRGAYLCGKAACFKLAQKSKALDRALKHSVHPDIYEQLSRDFAAVEEEFLAAQGSVQDE
- the rimP gene encoding ribosome maturation factor RimP, with protein sequence MSTPKIKSVVEEMAQPYLDEHGFELVDVEYVKEGSNWFLRVFVDKDGGIDLDDCSMISEYLGQKLDENDPVSTAYFLEVSSPGAERPLKKAEDVTKAVGKNVFVTTYEPINGLKEFEGRLLSFEDGELTVQSGQKKHAIPYDKVAGARLAIIF